One window of Anaerolineales bacterium genomic DNA carries:
- a CDS encoding sugar ABC transporter permease — MESPNNKVAGDQSFVAGILALIGRVLLAVSIPLISFYVLYLGFLFLRDSNAPREIIVLIAIIWGVGGVGILYWVFNWLVEKLPDQWKGRLLPFVFVGPAIAILSWYLAIPTLRTFYLSLFGRDGPPEGLSFIQQISSAAFVGFGNYASVFTQDLMVEAFRNNLMWIIFGSTFSVIFGLLIAVLADRSSFEKLAKSLIFLPMAISFVGAGIIWNFIYEYRPEGQTQIGLLNSIVTSLGGTPEAWPQWVAISPWNNLFLIVIVVWLQAGFSMVLFSAALKGIPEELLEAGRIDGANEFQIFFRIMMPYIQGTLISVWTTIIIFTLKIFDVVWVMTGGQFGTHVIATQFYRQSFTNRNSGFGSAIAIVLLIAVIPVMIYNLKRFREQEAF, encoded by the coding sequence ATGGAATCACCGAACAACAAAGTAGCAGGGGATCAATCGTTTGTTGCGGGGATACTTGCCCTAATCGGACGTGTTTTATTGGCAGTAAGCATCCCGTTGATTTCATTTTATGTTCTCTATCTCGGATTCCTTTTCCTGCGGGACAGTAATGCCCCGCGCGAGATCATCGTCCTGATTGCCATCATATGGGGTGTTGGCGGCGTAGGCATTTTGTATTGGGTCTTCAACTGGCTTGTAGAAAAGCTTCCCGACCAATGGAAGGGAAGACTGCTTCCTTTTGTGTTCGTGGGACCCGCCATCGCCATCCTTTCCTGGTACCTGGCAATTCCGACCCTGCGCACATTTTATCTCAGCCTGTTCGGACGCGACGGCCCGCCGGAGGGGTTGAGTTTCATCCAGCAGATCTCCAGTGCTGCTTTCGTTGGCTTCGGCAATTATGCTTCCGTCTTCACCCAGGATTTGATGGTCGAAGCCTTCCGTAACAACCTGATGTGGATCATCTTCGGAAGCACATTCTCGGTCATCTTCGGACTTCTGATTGCGGTGCTTGCCGACCGCAGCAGTTTCGAGAAACTGGCAAAGTCGCTCATTTTTTTGCCGATGGCGATCTCATTCGTGGGCGCAGGAATTATCTGGAATTTCATCTACGAATACAGACCCGAAGGTCAGACACAAATCGGTTTATTGAATTCCATTGTCACCAGCCTTGGCGGAACTCCCGAGGCGTGGCCGCAATGGGTGGCCATATCGCCCTGGAACAACCTATTCCTAATCGTGATCGTGGTCTGGCTGCAGGCAGGTTTTTCAATGGTGCTTTTCTCCGCGGCGCTCAAGGGCATACCGGAGGAGCTGCTGGAAGCTGGACGCATCGACGGCGCAAATGAATTTCAGATCTTCTTTCGCATCATGATGCCTTACATTCAGGGCACCCTCATCTCGGTCTGGACCACGATTATCATCTTTACCCTCAAAATATTCGACGTTGTCTGGGTAATGACGGGAGGGCAATTCGGCACGCACGTCATTGCCACGCAGTTCTACCGCCAGTCATTCACAAACCGCAATTCGGGATTTGGCTCGGCGATCGCCATTGTGCTTCTCATCGCCGTGATCCCGGTCATGATCTACAACTTGAAACGCTTCAGGGAACAGGAGGCATTCTAA
- a CDS encoding extracellular solute-binding protein, translating into MQTSKKLLPLLFLMTLLVNACGGAATDTVSEEQATEAAPSTEVSGEAEVSGDLVIYSGRSEPLIQPVIDAFKAKYPNVNILLKAGSNSELANALIEEKANPQADVFITTELLTVQSLTAEGVFQSYAPAGVENIPAEFVGEGNAWTGLTRRVRVIMYNKDLVAEDEAPASIFDLTDSKWQGQVAAAGSTNGGMQAQVAAMQQLLGDEATEEWLNGLIANEVTFFGGHTDVRKAVGAGEFKIGLVNHYYYYLQLAEGSNVGVVYPDQGEGQVGLFTNATAAAVVNGASNPAAAQAFLDFLVSEEGQKLFAEQNYEYPLLAGVAIKEGVQPLDGFRLAEVDVVKAAANFDAMFDLIERVGLP; encoded by the coding sequence ATGCAAACCAGCAAGAAACTTTTACCCCTGTTATTTCTGATGACTTTATTGGTCAACGCATGTGGCGGCGCAGCGACGGATACTGTCAGCGAAGAGCAAGCCACCGAAGCAGCACCCAGCACCGAGGTCAGCGGTGAAGCGGAAGTATCCGGCGATCTGGTCATTTATTCGGGTCGTTCCGAACCGCTCATCCAGCCGGTCATCGATGCGTTCAAGGCGAAGTATCCGAACGTGAATATTTTGCTCAAGGCGGGCAGCAATAGCGAATTGGCGAATGCGCTCATCGAAGAGAAAGCCAACCCGCAAGCCGATGTATTCATCACCACCGAGTTGCTCACTGTGCAGTCGCTGACTGCCGAGGGTGTCTTTCAATCGTATGCGCCCGCAGGTGTGGAGAACATCCCTGCTGAATTTGTTGGCGAAGGCAATGCGTGGACGGGCTTGACCCGCCGCGTGCGTGTGATCATGTATAACAAAGACTTGGTGGCTGAGGATGAAGCCCCCGCCTCGATCTTCGATTTGACCGACTCCAAATGGCAGGGTCAGGTCGCCGCTGCAGGCTCGACCAACGGCGGTATGCAGGCACAGGTCGCTGCCATGCAGCAATTGCTCGGTGACGAAGCGACCGAAGAATGGCTCAATGGTTTGATCGCAAACGAAGTGACCTTCTTCGGCGGTCATACTGATGTGCGCAAAGCAGTTGGCGCCGGTGAGTTCAAGATCGGTTTGGTCAATCACTATTACTATTATTTGCAATTGGCAGAAGGCAGCAATGTGGGCGTGGTTTACCCCGACCAGGGCGAAGGACAGGTCGGTTTGTTCACCAATGCCACCGCCGCCGCGGTTGTAAACGGCGCTTCGAACCCCGCTGCTGCGCAAGCCTTTTTAGATTTCCTCGTTTCGGAAGAAGGACAGAAGTTGTTTGCCGAGCAGAATTATGAATATCCCTTGCTCGCAGGTGTGGCGATCAAAGAAGGCGTGCAGCCGCTCGATGGTTTCCGTCTCGCCGAAGTGGATGTGGTGAAAGCCGCCGCGAATTTCGATGCGATGTTCGATCTGATCGAACGCGTAGGCTTGCCTTAA
- a CDS encoding metal-dependent transcriptional regulator: MTASLAMQRYAAEIYRLQQDHEQVPLSLLTSHVESSAQAIASMVKRLQRLGYLVHEPYRGVRLTESGEKIAMPSLRRHRLTEVFLVKVMKYDWAAAHELSDTFEKGINDELEDRMDELAGYPTRCPHGEPIPSKDGVMPVVNDVPLIEVPSGSDCVISRVRTHDLEKLTYIGELGLVPDKPFHLLSCAPFKGPLRLQMKPQGHLIGYELAASLWVEVTRLGEGNTPIVKPAK, translated from the coding sequence ATGACCGCCAGCCTTGCCATGCAGCGTTATGCTGCCGAAATTTATAGATTGCAACAAGATCATGAACAGGTTCCGCTTTCGCTTTTAACCTCTCATGTTGAGTCATCTGCGCAGGCGATCGCCAGCATGGTCAAACGTTTGCAAAGACTTGGCTATCTTGTTCATGAGCCGTATCGTGGTGTGCGCCTGACCGAATCAGGTGAGAAGATCGCCATGCCATCCCTGCGCCGACATCGGCTTACTGAAGTCTTTCTCGTCAAAGTGATGAAATACGATTGGGCAGCTGCGCACGAACTTTCTGACACCTTCGAGAAGGGTATCAATGATGAACTCGAAGATCGCATGGATGAACTCGCTGGGTATCCCACACGCTGCCCGCACGGCGAGCCGATTCCATCCAAAGACGGCGTTATGCCAGTGGTCAACGATGTACCGCTCATTGAAGTGCCATCGGGTTCCGATTGTGTCATCAGCCGTGTGCGCACACATGATCTGGAGAAATTGACTTATATTGGCGAATTGGGACTCGTTCCCGATAAACCCTTCCACCTGTTGAGTTGCGCCCCATTCAAAGGTCCATTAAGGCTGCAAATGAAGCCGCAAGGCCACCTGATCGGCTACGAACTCGCGGCATCCCTCTGGGTGGAAGTGACCAGACTGGGCGAGGGGAATACCCCTATCGTAAAACCAGCAAAATAA
- a CDS encoding beta-glucosidase yields the protein MRILNFPKDFLWGAAASAYQIEGAYNADGKGESIWDRFTRWEAHILNGDNGDVACDHYRRYKEDVAIIKSLGIPCYGFTIAWARILPQGRGTVNKKGLDFYSRLVDELLNAGILPKGTLFHWDLPQALQDLGGWTSRDTADYFADYARIVFDHLADRVKLWATHNEPWVAAFLGHAQGLHAPGICDYSQAYQAAHHLLLSHGKAVQVYRQGGHDGKIGFILNLNGLIPASDSKEDVAATQRVHDETHALFLDPVFKGTYPQALFDYIGVHQPKVHANDLDIIHQPIDFFGLNHYNTDLVSFDLFGGLNKARLTPYSAAGWGRTEMNWGIHPMGLKNEVMYLKENYGNPVLYLTENGCAMPDAPNPEGFVEDWDRIRFLQAHLQALHEAIQEGANVHGYFVWSIFDNFEWERGYSKRFGLVRVDFETLKRTPKQSAYWFGEVIRQNSITV from the coding sequence ATGAGAATATTGAATTTTCCAAAAGATTTTCTTTGGGGCGCGGCCGCCTCGGCATACCAGATCGAAGGCGCATACAATGCGGACGGTAAAGGCGAGAGTATTTGGGACCGTTTTACCCGTTGGGAGGCGCACATTCTTAACGGCGATAATGGCGACGTGGCTTGTGATCATTACCGCCGTTACAAGGAGGATGTGGCGATCATCAAGTCGCTGGGCATTCCTTGTTATGGATTCACCATCGCCTGGGCACGCATCCTGCCGCAGGGACGCGGGACGGTCAACAAAAAGGGACTGGACTTTTACTCCCGCCTCGTGGATGAACTTCTGAATGCAGGCATACTACCCAAGGGCACGCTCTTTCATTGGGATCTTCCCCAGGCGCTTCAAGACCTGGGTGGATGGACCTCGCGCGATACGGCCGACTATTTCGCCGACTATGCCCGCATCGTCTTCGACCATCTGGCAGACCGGGTAAAACTTTGGGCAACCCACAACGAGCCATGGGTCGCCGCCTTTTTGGGTCATGCTCAAGGATTGCACGCGCCCGGGATTTGCGATTACTCGCAAGCATATCAAGCCGCGCATCATTTATTGCTTTCGCACGGCAAAGCCGTGCAAGTCTACCGGCAGGGCGGGCATGATGGAAAGATCGGATTCATCCTTAATTTGAACGGGTTGATTCCCGCCTCCGACAGCAAAGAGGATGTGGCGGCGACGCAGCGCGTCCATGACGAGACCCATGCATTGTTTCTCGATCCCGTTTTCAAAGGAACGTATCCGCAGGCGTTGTTCGACTACATTGGCGTCCACCAGCCGAAGGTTCACGCGAACGATCTGGATATCATTCATCAGCCGATCGATTTTTTCGGTCTCAATCACTATAATACCGACCTTGTTTCGTTCGACCTTTTCGGCGGATTGAACAAAGCCCGCCTTACGCCGTATTCAGCCGCCGGTTGGGGACGAACGGAAATGAATTGGGGCATCCACCCGATGGGGTTGAAGAACGAAGTCATGTATCTCAAGGAGAATTACGGCAACCCCGTCCTTTATCTTACGGAAAACGGCTGTGCCATGCCGGATGCTCCGAACCCGGAAGGTTTTGTAGAAGACTGGGACCGCATCCGGTTCCTGCAGGCACACCTGCAAGCCCTGCATGAAGCAATTCAGGAAGGGGCGAATGTGCATGGATATTTCGTCTGGAGCATTTTCGACAACTTCGAATGGGAGCGCGGCTACAGCAAACGCTTCGGTCTGGTGCGTGTGGATTTCGAAACCCTGAAACGTACTCCCAAGCAAAGCGCGTATTGGTTCGGGGAAGTCATCAGACAAAATTCCATTACGGTCTAA
- a CDS encoding ROK family protein — MKNDHGPLYGAIEGGGTKFICAVGAAPKNIRAEARFETTTPEETMAQVVDFFKQQEEIMGKLSAIGFACFGPLDPDPASHTFGFILPTPKPGWSNANVVGMLRDSFDVPVALDTDVNGAALGEWRWGAAQGLKTFIYLTVGTGIGGGAYVEGNLLHGLIHPEMGHVIVRHDTERDPFKGACPFHADCFEGLASGVAIEKRWGKRGSLLPADHPVWDLEADYIAQALSNYVMTLSPQRIIIGGGVGSLEHLLPKVQEKTRSYINGYVQSPVILENIETYIVHPGLGNRSGILGAFALAEEALQ, encoded by the coding sequence ATGAAGAACGATCATGGTCCTCTCTACGGCGCCATCGAAGGCGGCGGCACGAAGTTTATCTGCGCGGTCGGCGCGGCGCCGAAAAATATCCGGGCTGAGGCTAGGTTTGAAACGACCACGCCTGAAGAAACCATGGCGCAGGTGGTCGACTTCTTCAAACAACAGGAGGAGATTATGGGCAAGCTCTCCGCCATTGGGTTTGCCTGCTTCGGACCGCTCGACCCGGATCCGGCTTCACACACATTCGGTTTTATTCTGCCAACGCCCAAACCCGGCTGGTCGAACGCAAATGTCGTCGGCATGCTGCGCGACTCGTTCGATGTTCCCGTCGCACTCGATACCGATGTGAACGGCGCCGCCCTGGGCGAGTGGCGCTGGGGTGCTGCGCAGGGACTGAAAACCTTTATTTATCTCACCGTGGGCACGGGCATCGGCGGAGGCGCATATGTGGAGGGGAACCTCCTGCATGGATTGATCCACCCGGAGATGGGCCATGTAATCGTCCGGCACGATACGGAAAGGGATCCTTTCAAGGGAGCCTGCCCGTTCCATGCCGATTGTTTCGAGGGGCTTGCGTCGGGCGTTGCCATCGAAAAGCGCTGGGGCAAACGCGGCTCTTTGCTCCCGGCAGATCACCCGGTATGGGACCTCGAAGCCGATTACATTGCGCAGGCGCTCAGCAATTATGTGATGACCCTCTCGCCTCAGCGCATCATTATCGGCGGAGGAGTCGGCTCGCTGGAGCATCTCCTGCCAAAGGTCCAGGAAAAGACGCGCAGCTACATCAACGGGTATGTTCAATCTCCCGTTATCCTTGAAAATATCGAAACCTATATCGTCCATCCCGGCTTGGGGAACCGTTCGGGTATACTTGGCGCGTTTGCCCTGGCTGAAGAAGCGTTACAATAA
- a CDS encoding carbohydrate ABC transporter permease, translating into MSSGKNQKRLGKWLVNLTLLLLVLIWTIPTLGIFISSFRNRDKIATTGWWNVFPHREWRPVSELDPKALGLNPDEVMEIEGVSGTFDQFRKGIETPDGKRVAWIGNKRLGKVEVQENAWTIDWDFSLDNYEQVLGGQDFEFRRPDGSVEVVPGDNMVNAFLNSLAVAIPSTVIPILIAAFAAYAFAWMKFPGRRSMFIMVVALLVVPLQIALVPILRDYRALNLNGTFLAIWLAHTGFGLALATYLLYNYISSLPRDILESAFIDGASHFTVFTTLVLPLSVPALASFAIFQFLWVWNDYLVALIFLGGNPEFELVTQRMAAIVGARGQDWHLLTAGAFVSMILPLTVFFTLQRFFVRGLLAGSVKG; encoded by the coding sequence ATGAGCAGCGGAAAAAATCAAAAGCGGCTTGGCAAATGGCTGGTCAATCTCACGCTTCTCCTCCTTGTTCTGATCTGGACCATCCCAACACTTGGCATTTTCATTTCGTCCTTTCGCAACAGGGATAAGATCGCCACAACAGGCTGGTGGAACGTTTTTCCACATCGTGAATGGCGGCCGGTCAGCGAATTGGACCCGAAGGCGCTAGGTCTCAATCCTGATGAAGTCATGGAGATCGAAGGCGTCTCCGGCACATTCGATCAATTCCGTAAAGGCATTGAAACCCCGGATGGCAAACGAGTAGCCTGGATTGGCAATAAGCGGCTTGGAAAGGTCGAAGTGCAGGAAAATGCATGGACGATAGATTGGGATTTTTCCCTCGATAATTACGAACAGGTCCTTGGCGGGCAGGATTTCGAATTCAGACGGCCGGATGGCTCGGTGGAAGTGGTCCCCGGTGACAACATGGTCAATGCCTTCCTTAATAGCCTGGCAGTGGCGATTCCATCCACGGTCATCCCGATCTTGATCGCCGCATTTGCGGCCTATGCCTTTGCATGGATGAAATTCCCTGGTCGCCGCAGCATGTTCATCATGGTCGTTGCTCTTCTGGTTGTGCCTCTCCAGATCGCCCTGGTGCCGATCCTGCGCGACTATAGGGCATTGAACCTCAATGGAACCTTTCTTGCGATCTGGCTTGCGCATACCGGGTTCGGTCTGGCGCTGGCAACGTATCTGCTTTACAACTACATCAGCTCATTGCCGCGCGATATTTTGGAATCGGCGTTCATTGACGGCGCCTCCCATTTCACGGTGTTCACAACGCTCGTATTACCCCTCTCCGTACCCGCGCTTGCCTCCTTTGCCATCTTCCAGTTCCTATGGGTCTGGAACGATTACCTCGTGGCGTTGATCTTTCTGGGTGGCAACCCCGAATTCGAACTTGTGACCCAGCGTATGGCCGCCATCGTCGGGGCACGCGGCCAGGATTGGCACCTGCTGACGGCTGGCGCGTTCGTGTCCATGATCCTGCCGCTCACTGTCTTCTTCACCTTGCAGCGGTTCTTCGTGCGCGGATTGTTGGCGGGCTCAGTCAAAGGTTAA
- the treS gene encoding maltose alpha-D-glucosyltransferase, translated as MTNNLWYKNAVFYEISVRAFKDSNGDGRGDLRGLTQKLDYLQTLGVDCIWIMPIYPSPLRDDGYDIADYYSVDPAYGSLDDLKVLIEAAHQRNIRLIMDLVLNHTSDAHPWFQAARSDRNSPYRDYYVWSDTNEKYKDARIIFVDTETSNWTWDAQAGQYFWHRFYSTQPDLNFDNPKVRDEMLNVARFWLDMGIDGFRADAVPYLFEREGTNCENLPETHVYLKTLRAFMNEHYPGRILLCEANQWPEDVRPYFGNGDEFHMGFHFPIMPRIYMAIKKGLYEDMAQIMRRTPSIPENCQWCTFLRNHDELTLEMVTEEERQWMWKEYAPEPRMKLNLGIRRRLAPLLDNDRRKIELANSLLFTLPGAPIIYYGDEIGMGDNLDLPDRNGVRTPMQWNDSLNAGFTLAEPFTEPVRGSMGYELINVASQLKDPNSLFHTLQKMISLRKKHAAFGGSEMQWVETGNPAVAVYVREHGGDVMLIFNNLSGSNQCVDIPLDFRMPCIDLFTGRSQSLTETLEIAPYAYHWMQMQR; from the coding sequence ATGACCAACAACCTTTGGTACAAGAACGCAGTTTTTTATGAAATTTCCGTCCGTGCATTCAAAGACAGTAACGGCGACGGGCGCGGCGACCTGCGCGGGCTGACGCAGAAGCTCGATTATCTGCAAACCCTCGGTGTGGATTGTATCTGGATCATGCCCATCTACCCTTCGCCTTTGCGCGATGACGGCTATGATATCGCGGACTATTACAGCGTGGACCCGGCCTACGGATCGCTGGACGATCTCAAAGTCCTGATCGAGGCGGCGCATCAACGCAATATCCGCCTCATCATGGACCTTGTCCTGAATCACACCTCCGACGCCCATCCCTGGTTCCAAGCCGCGCGCTCCGACAGGAACTCGCCCTATCGCGATTATTACGTGTGGAGCGACACGAACGAAAAATATAAAGATGCGCGCATCATCTTTGTGGATACCGAAACATCGAACTGGACGTGGGACGCACAAGCCGGTCAATATTTCTGGCATCGTTTTTATTCCACCCAGCCGGACTTGAACTTTGACAATCCCAAAGTGCGGGACGAAATGCTCAACGTGGCGCGCTTCTGGCTGGATATGGGAATCGACGGCTTCCGCGCCGATGCGGTTCCGTATCTCTTCGAGCGCGAAGGGACCAATTGTGAGAACCTGCCCGAAACTCACGTGTACTTGAAAACATTACGCGCCTTCATGAACGAGCATTATCCCGGGCGGATTCTGCTTTGCGAAGCGAATCAATGGCCTGAAGATGTGCGTCCCTACTTCGGCAACGGCGATGAATTCCACATGGGCTTTCACTTCCCGATCATGCCGCGTATTTACATGGCGATCAAAAAGGGACTTTACGAAGATATGGCGCAGATCATGCGCCGCACGCCTTCCATTCCCGAAAATTGTCAGTGGTGCACCTTCCTGCGCAACCACGATGAATTGACTTTAGAAATGGTCACCGAAGAAGAACGTCAGTGGATGTGGAAGGAATATGCGCCCGAGCCGCGCATGAAACTCAACCTTGGCATTCGCCGCCGACTCGCGCCATTGCTCGATAACGACCGCCGCAAGATCGAACTGGCGAACTCATTATTATTCACCCTGCCCGGCGCGCCCATCATCTATTACGGCGATGAGATCGGCATGGGCGACAACCTCGATCTGCCGGACCGCAACGGGGTCCGCACGCCGATGCAATGGAATGATTCACTTAATGCGGGTTTCACGCTTGCCGAACCGTTTACCGAGCCGGTGCGCGGATCGATGGGATACGAACTTATCAACGTTGCCAGCCAGTTGAAGGATCCGAACTCGCTGTTCCATACCCTGCAAAAGATGATCTCCCTGCGAAAAAAACACGCCGCATTTGGCGGCAGTGAAATGCAATGGGTGGAGACGGGCAATCCGGCGGTTGCTGTGTATGTGCGCGAACATGGCGGGGATGTGATGCTTATTTTCAATAACCTGAGCGGCTCGAATCAATGCGTGGACATCCCATTGGATTTTCGAATGCCCTGTATCGACCTGTTCACGGGCCGTTCACAATCCCTGACCGAAACCCTTGAGATCGCGCCTTATGCCTACCATTGGATGCAGATGCAGCGATGA
- a CDS encoding LacI family DNA-binding transcriptional regulator, whose translation MPKTKKKPTIYDVAALSGVSISTISRVLNAPDKVNPETRTRVIDAIDLLGFVPKAEARARALKYSNRVGVITPFFTAPSFVQRLRGAAGTLSRENYELVIYPVDSVEHLQGYISSIPIMGNLDGLIIMSLAIEDKDVRRLIENGMQTVLIEFSHDELNSIVINDEQGGRMVAEYLIKKGHKSFGFLGDIEPPERYAIHPVKSRLEGFKKTLEEAGIPLPKKNIKQALYSHENSRQAAYELLSMSGRPTALFAASDIQALSVMKVARQLNLRIPDDLAIIGFDDIDMADYVDLTTIRQHLDESGRLSAEMALMRTGGHNRALQHINLPLNLIERATA comes from the coding sequence ATGCCAAAGACCAAGAAAAAACCCACAATCTACGATGTTGCCGCACTTTCGGGCGTGAGCATCTCCACCATTTCCCGTGTACTGAACGCGCCCGATAAAGTAAATCCCGAAACCCGCACACGGGTAATCGATGCGATCGATCTCCTCGGTTTTGTCCCAAAGGCGGAAGCGCGCGCGCGGGCGTTGAAGTATTCGAACCGGGTTGGCGTCATCACTCCGTTCTTTACGGCACCCTCGTTTGTGCAGCGCTTGCGCGGCGCGGCAGGGACTTTGTCTCGCGAGAATTATGAGTTGGTGATCTACCCTGTAGATTCGGTGGAACATCTCCAAGGATATATCTCCTCCATCCCGATCATGGGCAACCTGGATGGGTTGATCATCATGTCGCTGGCCATCGAGGATAAAGATGTACGACGGCTGATCGAAAACGGAATGCAAACGGTGCTGATCGAATTCTCCCATGACGAATTAAACAGCATTGTCATCAATGACGAGCAGGGTGGGAGGATGGTGGCGGAGTATCTGATCAAGAAAGGACACAAGTCATTCGGCTTTCTTGGAGATATCGAACCGCCTGAGCGGTATGCCATTCATCCAGTTAAGTCCCGACTGGAAGGTTTCAAAAAAACATTGGAAGAAGCCGGGATCCCACTGCCAAAAAAGAACATCAAGCAGGCGCTTTATTCGCATGAGAACTCGCGGCAGGCGGCGTACGAACTCCTAAGCATGAGCGGCCGTCCGACCGCATTATTTGCTGCGTCGGATATACAGGCGTTGAGTGTAATGAAGGTCGCGCGCCAGTTGAATCTCCGCATCCCCGATGACCTGGCAATCATCGGTTTCGATGATATCGATATGGCGGATTATGTGGACCTGACGACCATTCGCCAGCATCTCGATGAATCGGGGCGACTCTCTGCAGAAATGGCATTGATGCGTACAGGCGGGCATAATCGGGCATTGCAGCATATTAATCTTCCCTTGAATCTCATTGAGCGTGCAACCGCGTAG
- a CDS encoding carbohydrate ABC transporter substrate-binding protein, whose translation MKKVLWQVLALTLAASLLLAACGTPAPTEVPATEVDFPYPAGGALEEALKGSYSGTTVTVDGAFEGNDPDGVKFAESVKAFEEATGITVNYIGNKEFEATISVRVDAGDAPDIVDFPQPGKAAQFVAGGDIVPVSEYLSDEWLTQQYNQSWRDMVTFDGAEMGIFHRFNGKSLVWYPKKAWDAAGYEIPETWEELMALNQQIADDGDTPWCIGVESGAATGWAATDWTEEMMLRTTSLENYDAWVAGELSFDSPEVKKAIETWSELWFNDAYVYGGRSSIVTTFFGDSPAPMFEDPPQCWMHKQGNFITGFFPEGTVAGEDYGFFYFPPVDPAYGKPFLVAGDSMYMFNDRPEVRALMEYFTVPESASGWLQGGGALAAHQTVTPDMYGVELEKGIAELVAQATSFRFDGSDLMPGEVGAGSFWEHISSYVAGSEDLDTAMKAIDATWPK comes from the coding sequence ATGAAAAAAGTTTTATGGCAAGTCCTCGCTTTGACGCTGGCTGCCTCCCTGCTTCTTGCGGCATGCGGAACCCCCGCTCCAACTGAAGTTCCCGCGACCGAAGTTGACTTTCCGTACCCGGCGGGGGGCGCTTTGGAAGAAGCCCTCAAGGGAAGCTATTCGGGCACGACCGTCACCGTTGATGGAGCCTTCGAAGGCAACGATCCCGATGGTGTGAAATTCGCCGAGAGTGTAAAGGCGTTTGAAGAAGCGACCGGCATCACGGTCAACTACATTGGCAACAAGGAATTCGAAGCCACCATTTCTGTCCGTGTCGATGCTGGCGATGCTCCCGACATTGTAGACTTCCCGCAGCCCGGTAAAGCCGCACAATTTGTTGCTGGTGGCGATATAGTTCCCGTCAGCGAATATCTCTCGGATGAGTGGCTTACCCAGCAGTACAACCAGAGCTGGCGCGACATGGTCACCTTCGACGGCGCTGAAATGGGTATTTTCCACCGCTTCAACGGCAAGAGCCTGGTCTGGTATCCCAAGAAGGCGTGGGATGCGGCTGGTTATGAGATCCCCGAAACCTGGGAAGAGTTGATGGCGTTGAACCAACAGATCGCCGACGACGGCGATACCCCATGGTGTATCGGCGTTGAATCCGGCGCCGCCACCGGTTGGGCTGCCACCGACTGGACCGAAGAGATGATGTTGCGCACCACGTCCCTGGAAAATTACGATGCATGGGTCGCTGGTGAACTGTCCTTCGATTCCCCCGAGGTGAAGAAAGCCATCGAAACCTGGAGCGAACTCTGGTTCAATGATGCTTATGTTTACGGCGGCAGATCCTCCATTGTCACAACCTTCTTTGGCGATTCTCCCGCGCCGATGTTCGAAGATCCTCCGCAATGCTGGATGCACAAGCAGGGCAACTTCATCACCGGTTTCTTCCCTGAAGGCACTGTGGCAGGCGAGGATTATGGCTTCTTCTACTTCCCGCCCGTGGACCCCGCTTATGGGAAACCGTTCCTCGTGGCAGGCGACTCTATGTACATGTTCAACGACCGCCCCGAAGTTCGCGCGCTGATGGAATACTTCACCGTGCCTGAGTCGGCAAGCGGCTGGCTCCAGGGCGGCGGCGCATTGGCTGCTCACCAGACCGTCACACCCGATATGTACGGTGTCGAACTGGAAAAGGGCATCGCCGAACTTGTAGCGCAGGCGACCAGTTTCCGCTTCGATGGCTCTGACCTCATGCCCGGCGAAGTTGGTGCCGGTTCCTTCTGGGAGCACATTTCCAGCTACGTGGCGGGTTCCGAAGATCTTGATACCGCCATGAAGGCGATCGATGCAACCTGGCCGAAATAA